The following coding sequences lie in one Paraburkholderia largidicola genomic window:
- a CDS encoding type II secretion system protein has protein sequence MTKAVVRTATRRKAASGFTLIEMLVTLAILGVLACMTVPVAQVMRQREREQELRVALHEIRNAIDAYKAASKEGRIAKEAGATGYPTSLDVLVDGVKDQTDPKGHKLYFLRRIPRDPMNPDAQSGDAGTWGKRAYASEADDPQEGDDVYDVYSTSVGIGLNGIAYRKW, from the coding sequence ATGACGAAGGCCGTCGTGCGCACAGCAACGCGTCGCAAGGCGGCGAGCGGCTTCACGCTGATCGAGATGCTCGTCACGCTGGCGATTCTCGGTGTGCTCGCCTGCATGACGGTGCCCGTCGCGCAGGTCATGCGTCAACGCGAACGCGAGCAGGAACTGCGCGTCGCATTGCACGAAATACGCAACGCCATCGATGCCTACAAGGCCGCGAGCAAGGAAGGGCGCATTGCCAAAGAGGCGGGCGCGACGGGCTATCCGACGAGTCTCGATGTGCTCGTCGACGGCGTGAAAGACCAGACCGATCCCAAAGGACACAAGCTGTACTTCCTGCGCCGCATTCCGCGCGATCCGATGAACCCCGACGCGCAATCGGGCGATGCGGGCACGTGGGGCAAGCGCGCCTACGCGAGCGAAGCCGACGATCCGCAGGAAGGCGACGACGTGTACGACGTCTACTCGACTTCCGTGGGCATTGGCCTCAATGGCATTGCCTACCGCAAATGGTGA
- a CDS encoding NAD(P)H-quinone oxidoreductase, translated as MKAIAFEQFGEADVLQLADAPAPEVRPTDLLVRVHAAGVNRADLTHRRGGYGRPNFGDSTIMGLEIAGEVIEVGRDTQGYKVGDRVMGVVGGGAYAELARIDWRMAMPVPASLDYVHAAAIPEVFVTAHEAMLHLGNLQRGDSVLIHAAAGGVGSAAVQLAYATGARVFATAEGSKLERVAQLGADVVIDYRSEDFADVIAKATEGRGVDVVIDFVGAPYFARNVASMSDGGRLVQVGILGGGGQVSVALEEILYRHLQIKGTVMKSRRQEEKHAMVRRFREHWLDRFEGGASLEPVVDSTFALARAADAHRRMESSANVGKIILTMQ; from the coding sequence ATGAAAGCCATTGCATTCGAACAGTTCGGCGAAGCCGACGTGCTTCAACTCGCCGACGCTCCCGCGCCCGAAGTGCGCCCCACCGATCTGCTGGTGCGCGTGCACGCCGCCGGCGTGAATCGCGCCGATCTCACGCACCGGCGCGGCGGCTATGGTCGCCCGAACTTCGGCGACTCGACCATCATGGGCCTTGAAATAGCGGGCGAAGTCATCGAAGTGGGCCGCGACACGCAAGGCTACAAGGTGGGTGACCGCGTTATGGGCGTGGTGGGCGGCGGCGCTTATGCGGAGCTCGCGCGCATCGACTGGCGGATGGCGATGCCCGTTCCCGCATCGCTCGATTATGTGCACGCCGCGGCCATTCCCGAGGTGTTCGTCACCGCTCACGAAGCGATGCTGCATCTGGGCAACTTGCAGCGCGGCGACTCGGTGCTGATTCACGCTGCAGCGGGCGGGGTCGGTTCCGCCGCCGTACAGCTGGCGTACGCGACGGGGGCGCGAGTCTTCGCGACAGCGGAAGGCAGCAAGCTCGAACGCGTTGCGCAACTCGGCGCCGACGTCGTGATCGACTATCGCAGCGAGGATTTCGCTGACGTGATCGCAAAGGCCACGGAAGGTCGCGGCGTCGACGTCGTGATCGACTTCGTCGGTGCGCCGTATTTCGCGCGCAACGTGGCGTCGATGAGCGACGGCGGGCGGCTGGTTCAGGTTGGCATTCTGGGCGGTGGCGGTCAGGTTTCCGTTGCGCTCGAAGAGATTCTTTACCGCCATCTGCAGATCAAGGGGACGGTGATGAAATCGCGCCGACAGGAAGAAAAGCATGCAATGGTGCGGCGTTTTCGCGAGCATTGGCTCGACCGTTTCGAAGGCGGCGCGAGCCTCGAACCTGTCGTCGACAGCACGTTCGCGCTCGCTCGCGCGGCGGATGCGCATCGGCGCATGGAGTCTTCGGCGAATGTCGGAAAGATCATCCTGACGATGCAATAA
- a CDS encoding type II secretion system protein: MRSAKACRRRTAQRGYAYLSLLILISIIGVAAAATAQLGAVYQRRVAEQELLFVGGEFQRALLSYALATPVGQPNQPRTLDDLVRDPRYPNVVRHLRKLYADPMTGKADWELVRSPDGQTIVGVHSVSHARPIQIAHFSGEFRGFNDAKTYMDWVFVARLPVVVRDGGSSSGTP; encoded by the coding sequence ATGCGAAGCGCAAAAGCGTGCAGGCGGCGGACTGCGCAACGAGGTTACGCGTACCTCTCGCTTCTGATCCTGATCTCGATCATCGGCGTCGCGGCTGCCGCGACGGCGCAACTTGGTGCCGTCTATCAGCGGCGCGTGGCTGAACAGGAACTGCTGTTCGTCGGTGGGGAGTTTCAGCGCGCGTTGCTGAGCTATGCATTGGCGACGCCCGTAGGGCAGCCGAATCAGCCGCGCACGCTCGACGACCTCGTGCGCGATCCGCGTTATCCGAATGTCGTGCGGCACTTGCGCAAGCTGTATGCGGACCCGATGACGGGCAAGGCCGATTGGGAGTTAGTCAGATCGCCGGATGGGCAGACCATTGTCGGCGTTCATAGCGTGTCTCATGCGCGGCCCATTCAGATCGCGCATTTTTCGGGCGAATTTCGCGGTTTTAACGACGCCAAGACCTATATGGACTGGGTGTTCGTCGCTCGCCTTCCTGTCGTGGTGCGGGATGGTGGGTCTTCGTCCGGTACGCCATAG
- a CDS encoding NAD-dependent succinate-semialdehyde dehydrogenase, which translates to MNTNYDPLYLFIDGEWIAADKRNTAAVVNPATERELGRVPLATSADLDRALAVTQASFDVWRNTVPADRARILKRAANLIRERVQHIAELMTLEEGKPLAESRDEVLRAADYFEWFAEEARRIDGRVVPSNRPGVQQLVKKQAIGPVAAFTPWNFPAITPARKLSAALAAGCSVIIKPGEESPATALALARALDDAGLPKGVLQVVFGVPDEVSKQLIASPVIRKVTFTGSVPIGRLLSARAAEGVKPITLELGGHGPVLVFDDADVEKAAVEGAANRFRGTGQICISSTRFLIQRGVYDVFVEQFVQAAQALKVGDGSESGTQVGPLANPRQLAKMEELVADAVARGAKVLAGGKRIAREGFFFEPTVLADVPMDARVMHEEPFGPIAVLMPFDTLADGLAEANRLPYGLSAYAFTQNARTAIDVADGLEAGMIGINQYRIIATELPFGGMKESGHGSEGGVEGIEYYLTHKFISQA; encoded by the coding sequence ATGAACACAAACTACGATCCGCTTTATCTGTTCATCGACGGCGAATGGATCGCCGCCGATAAACGCAACACCGCTGCCGTCGTCAACCCGGCCACGGAGCGCGAACTGGGCCGCGTGCCGCTCGCCACCTCGGCCGATCTCGACCGTGCACTCGCCGTGACACAAGCCTCTTTCGACGTCTGGCGCAACACTGTGCCCGCCGATCGCGCCCGCATCCTGAAACGCGCCGCGAACCTGATCCGCGAACGCGTGCAGCATATCGCCGAACTGATGACGCTGGAAGAAGGCAAGCCGCTCGCAGAAAGCCGCGACGAAGTGCTGCGCGCCGCCGACTACTTCGAATGGTTTGCCGAAGAGGCGCGCCGCATCGACGGCCGCGTCGTACCGTCGAACCGGCCAGGCGTGCAGCAACTCGTGAAGAAACAGGCCATCGGCCCTGTCGCTGCCTTCACGCCGTGGAATTTCCCTGCCATTACGCCAGCGCGCAAGCTCTCGGCGGCGCTTGCGGCGGGTTGCAGCGTCATCATCAAGCCGGGCGAGGAAAGCCCCGCGACGGCCCTCGCGCTGGCCCGCGCGCTCGACGATGCCGGTTTGCCGAAAGGCGTGCTGCAAGTCGTGTTCGGCGTGCCTGACGAAGTCTCGAAGCAGCTGATCGCGTCGCCCGTGATCCGCAAGGTCACGTTCACGGGATCGGTGCCGATTGGTCGCCTGCTGTCGGCGCGCGCCGCCGAAGGCGTCAAGCCGATCACGCTCGAACTCGGCGGACACGGCCCCGTGCTCGTATTCGACGACGCCGACGTCGAGAAGGCCGCTGTCGAAGGCGCGGCCAACCGCTTTCGCGGTACCGGCCAGATCTGCATCTCATCGACACGCTTTCTGATCCAGCGCGGCGTCTACGACGTATTCGTCGAACAGTTCGTGCAGGCCGCGCAAGCGCTCAAAGTCGGCGACGGCAGCGAATCTGGCACCCAGGTCGGCCCGCTCGCCAATCCACGTCAGCTGGCGAAGATGGAAGAACTCGTAGCCGACGCGGTGGCACGCGGCGCGAAGGTGCTCGCAGGCGGCAAGCGTATCGCTCGCGAAGGCTTCTTCTTCGAACCGACCGTACTCGCCGATGTGCCGATGGACGCTCGCGTGATGCACGAAGAACCGTTCGGCCCGATTGCCGTGCTGATGCCATTCGATACGCTCGCCGATGGACTCGCCGAAGCAAACCGCCTGCCCTATGGCCTCTCGGCGTATGCCTTCACGCAAAACGCGCGCACCGCCATCGACGTCGCCGATGGGCTCGAAGCCGGCATGATCGGCATCAACCAGTATCGGATCATCGCAACGGAACTGCCGTTCGGCGGCATGAAGGAAAGCGGGCATGGTTCGGAAGGCGGCGTCGAGGGCATCGAGTATTACCTCACGCACAAGTTCATCAGCCAGGCATGA
- a CDS encoding PilN domain-containing protein — protein MKRLHIDLAPFGWRRTLYRTHAVVRVLALVALVLCVLAGLCAYKLFANLDSLQFEAARLASRTERMVRASGASSSAPIDAKQAAAVNVAVARLNLPWGSILDAVESATPSQIALLSITPEPGRALLKIEAECASSKDMIDYLTQLEQQPLFERVTLVRHERMRDGMDGVIRFQIEAQWRRAQS, from the coding sequence ATGAAACGCCTGCACATCGACCTCGCGCCGTTCGGCTGGCGTCGCACGCTGTATCGGACTCATGCTGTGGTGCGCGTGCTGGCCCTCGTCGCGCTGGTGTTGTGCGTGCTTGCCGGCTTGTGCGCATACAAGCTGTTCGCAAATCTCGATTCGCTCCAGTTCGAAGCGGCGCGTCTCGCGTCGCGCACGGAACGCATGGTCCGCGCTTCGGGCGCATCGTCCAGCGCGCCTATCGACGCGAAGCAGGCGGCAGCCGTCAATGTCGCCGTGGCGCGTCTCAATCTGCCGTGGGGCAGCATCCTCGATGCTGTCGAATCCGCGACGCCTTCGCAAATCGCGCTGCTCTCGATCACGCCCGAACCGGGTCGCGCGCTGCTCAAGATCGAAGCCGAGTGCGCCAGCAGCAAGGACATGATCGACTATCTGACGCAGCTGGAACAGCAGCCCTTGTTCGAGCGCGTCACACTGGTCCGGCACGAACGCATGCGCGACGGCATGGACGGCGTCATCCGCTTTCAGATCGAAGCGCAGTGGCGGAGGGCGCAATCGTGA
- a CDS encoding NAD-dependent formate dehydrogenase, with product MAKVLCVLYPDPVTGYPPRYVRDDIPVITQYPNGQTVPSPQGPLGFKPGELVGCVSGELGLRSYLEAHGHELVVTSDKDGADSTFDKHLVDADVVISQPFWPAYLTAERIAKAKKLKLALTAGIGSDHVDLQAAAAHGVTVAEETFSNSISVAEHVVMMVLSLVRNYLPAHQYAVNGGWNIADCVSRSYDLEGMHFGTLGAGRIGLAVLRRLKPFDVKLHYYQRHRLAPEVEAELGLIHHETPEDLVKVCDIINLQMPLYPSTEGFFNERMLSLAKRGAYLINTARGALCDRDAIVKALESGQLAGYAGDVWFPQPAPVDHPWRTMPYNGMTPHISGSSLSGQARYAAGTLEILQCFFEGKPIRPEYLIVDGGNLAGTGASSYKLS from the coding sequence ATGGCAAAAGTATTGTGTGTTCTCTATCCCGATCCCGTAACCGGGTATCCACCCAGGTACGTGCGCGACGACATCCCCGTCATTACGCAATATCCAAACGGTCAAACGGTGCCGTCGCCGCAAGGACCGCTTGGATTCAAACCGGGTGAACTGGTTGGCTGCGTATCCGGCGAACTGGGTCTGCGCAGTTATCTGGAAGCGCACGGCCATGAACTCGTCGTGACGAGCGACAAGGACGGTGCCGACTCTACCTTCGACAAGCATCTCGTCGACGCCGACGTCGTCATTTCGCAGCCATTCTGGCCAGCCTATCTGACGGCGGAGCGGATCGCGAAAGCAAAGAAGCTCAAGCTCGCGTTGACAGCAGGCATCGGCTCGGATCACGTCGATCTGCAGGCGGCTGCGGCGCATGGCGTGACCGTTGCCGAAGAGACGTTCTCGAACAGCATCAGCGTCGCCGAACATGTGGTGATGATGGTGCTCTCGCTGGTGCGTAACTATCTTCCCGCGCATCAGTATGCCGTCAACGGCGGCTGGAACATCGCGGATTGCGTGAGCCGCAGCTACGATCTGGAAGGGATGCATTTCGGCACGCTCGGCGCGGGTCGCATTGGACTCGCGGTATTGCGCCGGCTCAAACCGTTCGACGTGAAGCTTCACTACTATCAGCGTCATCGTCTCGCACCCGAAGTCGAAGCGGAACTCGGACTGATTCATCATGAGACGCCCGAAGATCTCGTCAAGGTCTGCGACATCATCAATCTGCAGATGCCGCTGTACCCGTCCACCGAAGGCTTTTTCAACGAGCGCATGTTGAGCCTCGCCAAACGCGGCGCTTACCTCATCAACACGGCACGCGGCGCGTTGTGCGACCGCGATGCGATCGTGAAGGCGCTGGAGTCCGGCCAACTGGCGGGCTATGCGGGCGACGTCTGGTTCCCGCAACCGGCACCCGTCGATCATCCGTGGCGCACGATGCCGTACAACGGCATGACGCCGCACATCTCGGGTAGTTCGCTGTCGGGCCAGGCGCGGTACGCCGCTGGCACGCTCGAAATTCTTCAGTGCTTCTTCGAAGGCAAGCCGATCCGCCCTGAGTATCTGATCGTCGACGGCGGCAATCTCGCGGGAACGGGCGCCAGCTCGTACAAGCTGAGCTGA
- a CDS encoding type II secretion system protein produces MVTPMTARVRAAKGFTLIELLIVLSVIALMLTIALPNYFHSIDASKEKILAQNLLATRDAIDRFYGDAGRYPDSLEELVEKHYLRSLPIDPITDSATTWHIVPPDEPYPGKVYDVKSGAQGVDSNGKPYEAL; encoded by the coding sequence ATGGTGACGCCGATGACCGCGCGCGTGCGTGCCGCGAAGGGCTTTACGCTGATCGAACTGCTGATCGTGCTGTCGGTGATCGCACTGATGCTGACGATCGCATTGCCGAACTACTTCCATTCGATCGACGCATCGAAAGAAAAAATCCTCGCGCAGAATCTGCTCGCGACGCGCGATGCGATCGACAGGTTTTATGGCGATGCCGGGCGTTATCCGGATTCTCTGGAAGAACTGGTCGAGAAACACTATTTGCGTTCGCTGCCCATCGATCCCATCACCGACAGCGCGACGACCTGGCACATCGTGCCGCCCGACGAGCCGTATCCGGGCAAGGTCTATGACGTCAAGAGCGGCGCGCAGGGCGTGGACAGCAACGGCAAGCCGTACGAGGCGTTATAG
- a CDS encoding carboxymuconolactone decarboxylase family protein, translating to MSHADFSSPREAARAFTPKLAEFVDSTLYPQIWNDPALSPRDRSLVTIGALIAGGHLDELPAHLRRAVSNGLTNEELSAAITHLAFYAGFPAAISASAVAQTTLAAQHDVNREADRATKEQSS from the coding sequence ATGTCCCACGCAGATTTCAGCAGCCCGCGCGAAGCCGCGCGCGCATTCACCCCGAAGCTCGCGGAATTCGTCGACAGCACGCTCTATCCGCAGATCTGGAACGACCCGGCGCTGTCGCCGCGCGACCGCAGTCTCGTCACGATCGGCGCACTGATCGCCGGAGGCCACCTCGACGAATTGCCCGCGCATCTGCGCCGCGCAGTGAGCAACGGCCTCACGAACGAAGAGCTGTCGGCCGCGATCACGCACCTCGCGTTCTACGCCGGCTTTCCGGCGGCCATATCGGCCTCCGCCGTGGCGCAAACCACGCTCGCCGCTCAACACGACGTCAACCGCGAGGCAGATCGCGCAACGAAGGAACAGTCATCATGA
- a CDS encoding secretin N-terminal domain-containing protein, producing MATPLATSFTRRGLCRFAARHARTLALLVAVPILLTGCAAERAYRDGKDLVAQGKVDEGLAKLQQAVTQDPHDAHYRAAWLAERESAVARFDEEGDRLAAGGARAAARKSYQHALTIDPANERALSGIAALEGAARIDGLVERAEMLAAKQDSDSARGVIAKVLTEAPAHPRALALQRKLNADMGFLRVEAALASAYRKPVRIDFKDAPLKQVFEVISRSAGLNFLFDKDVKTDQRTSIYLRNSTIEAAVRYVLATNQLAQQVLDENTVLIYPNTPAKLKDYQELAVRTFFLSNADAKTVANTLKTIVKSHDVVADEKLNVVIVRDTPDAIRMAEKLVALEDVPEPEVMLEVEVLEVQRNSMQDLGIAWPSSITFTPTAAGSTFGAISSGSGSSYGSSSSSGSGASPALSLHDLLNQTSRTVGVSSLQATVNANRQDSNAKLLTNPRIRVRNHEKAKILIGERVPNITSTATSTGFVSQSINYLDIGLTLNVEPTIYLDDTVGIKVALEVSSLLNQITGSSGTTAYEIGTRTASTVLQLKNGETDVLAGLIDSQERTSGNKIPGLGQLPVLGRLFGATTDDDKNTEIVLSITPHLVRNIRHPDASLAYFTSGTETNMQSMIKSNGIVTPAPSSGSSATTQAADFGGSGQRGGSNTPQTGAYGASGAYGAGSNAYGAGAGAYLGGETTPLVGGAGAPGTAEMSIQGPPQVKTGDSVTVALLMQADQPVTSASATVSYDVSKLQFTGVTEGDFLKQGGAQTSFSNRVAQGGQLILADSSPGGTGGSAQATFAVLSFKALAPAAQTSIQVQPGSVLGASGQSVTMPPPSAYNLSVGAR from the coding sequence TTGGCTACGCCACTTGCAACATCATTCACGCGACGCGGTCTGTGCCGTTTCGCGGCACGCCACGCACGCACGCTCGCACTGCTCGTCGCCGTGCCGATCCTGCTGACGGGCTGTGCAGCGGAACGCGCATACCGCGACGGCAAGGACCTCGTTGCCCAGGGCAAGGTCGACGAAGGGCTGGCGAAGCTGCAACAAGCCGTCACGCAAGATCCGCATGACGCGCATTACCGCGCGGCCTGGCTCGCGGAGCGCGAGAGCGCCGTCGCGCGTTTCGACGAGGAAGGCGACCGCCTCGCGGCGGGCGGCGCGCGCGCGGCGGCGCGCAAGTCGTATCAGCATGCGCTGACCATCGACCCCGCCAACGAACGCGCGCTCTCCGGCATCGCCGCGCTGGAAGGCGCGGCGCGCATCGATGGACTCGTCGAGCGCGCGGAAATGCTGGCCGCGAAGCAGGATAGCGACAGCGCGCGCGGCGTGATCGCGAAGGTGCTGACGGAAGCGCCCGCGCATCCGCGCGCGCTCGCGTTGCAACGCAAGCTGAACGCCGACATGGGCTTTCTGCGCGTCGAAGCCGCGCTGGCGAGCGCGTATCGCAAGCCGGTTCGGATCGACTTCAAGGATGCGCCGCTCAAGCAGGTTTTCGAAGTGATCTCGCGCAGCGCGGGGCTCAACTTCCTGTTCGACAAGGACGTCAAGACCGATCAGCGCACGTCGATCTATCTGCGCAACAGCACGATCGAGGCCGCCGTGCGCTACGTGCTCGCGACCAATCAGCTCGCGCAGCAGGTGCTCGACGAAAACACGGTGCTGATCTATCCGAACACGCCTGCCAAGCTGAAGGATTATCAGGAACTGGCCGTGCGCACCTTCTTCCTGTCGAACGCGGATGCGAAGACGGTGGCGAACACGTTGAAGACGATCGTCAAGTCGCACGATGTCGTCGCTGACGAAAAGCTCAACGTCGTGATCGTGCGCGACACGCCCGACGCGATCCGGATGGCCGAAAAGCTCGTCGCGCTCGAAGACGTGCCCGAGCCGGAAGTGATGCTGGAAGTCGAAGTGCTGGAAGTGCAGCGCAACAGCATGCAGGATCTCGGCATCGCATGGCCGTCGTCCATCACGTTCACGCCGACAGCGGCGGGCAGCACCTTCGGTGCAATATCGTCAGGGAGCGGCTCGTCGTATGGTTCCTCGTCTTCCAGTGGCTCGGGTGCTTCGCCCGCGCTGTCATTGCACGATCTGCTGAATCAGACGTCGCGCACGGTCGGTGTCTCGTCGCTGCAGGCGACGGTGAATGCAAACCGCCAGGACTCGAACGCAAAGCTGCTGACCAATCCGCGCATCCGCGTGCGCAACCACGAAAAGGCCAAGATCCTGATCGGCGAGCGCGTGCCGAACATCACGTCGACGGCGACGTCGACGGGTTTCGTTTCGCAGTCGATCAACTATCTCGACATCGGCCTGACGCTGAACGTCGAGCCGACCATCTATCTCGACGATACGGTCGGCATCAAGGTCGCGCTCGAAGTCAGCAGCCTGCTCAACCAGATCACGGGCTCGTCGGGCACGACGGCGTACGAGATCGGCACGCGCACGGCGAGCACGGTGCTGCAGTTGAAGAACGGCGAGACGGACGTGCTGGCGGGTTTGATCGACAGCCAGGAGCGCACGTCCGGCAACAAGATTCCCGGCCTCGGACAGTTGCCCGTGCTGGGCCGCCTGTTCGGCGCGACCACCGACGACGACAAGAACACCGAAATCGTTCTGTCGATCACGCCGCACCTGGTCCGCAATATCCGGCATCCGGATGCGTCGCTGGCGTACTTCACGTCCGGCACCGAAACGAACATGCAGAGCATGATCAAGTCGAATGGGATCGTGACGCCCGCGCCTTCCAGCGGTTCATCGGCAACGACACAAGCTGCGGATTTCGGCGGTTCTGGGCAGCGCGGTGGGTCGAACACGCCGCAGACGGGCGCATATGGAGCATCGGGCGCGTACGGCGCGGGATCGAACGCCTACGGGGCAGGCGCGGGCGCCTATCTCGGCGGCGAGACGACGCCGCTCGTCGGAGGCGCGGGAGCGCCGGGCACGGCCGAGATGTCGATCCAGGGGCCGCCACAGGTGAAGACGGGCGACTCGGTCACGGTCGCGTTGCTGATGCAGGCCGATCAACCCGTGACGAGCGCGTCCGCGACCGTGAGCTACGACGTGTCGAAACTGCAGTTCACGGGCGTGACGGAAGGCGACTTCCTCAAACAGGGCGGCGCGCAGACGAGCTTCTCGAACCGCGTCGCGCAGGGCGGCCAGTTGATTCTGGCCGACTCGTCGCCGGGCGGCACGGGCGGCTCCGCGCAGGCCACCTTCGCCGTGCTGAGTTTCAAGGCGCTCGCGCCCGCCGCGCAGACGTCGATCCAGGTCCAACCCGGCTCCGTGCTCGGTGCGAGCGGCCAGTCCGTGACGATGCCGCCGCCGTCTGCCTACAACCTGAGCGTGGGCGCGCGATGA